The following coding sequences are from one Fimbriiglobus ruber window:
- a CDS encoding macro domain-containing protein, translating into MSSSTRSPADDPPEEYLLPQRIYLIDRSQSLVGRWQQHFADCPKVEAVAGDYFQRPADALVSPANSYGIMDGGLDLAIRDQLGFAVQERIQAVIIDKYHGEMPVGSAEVVRTDDNRWRYLVAAPTMRVPEPVPFTINDYLAFRAILIAIENVNRAAGRREIDSVVCCGLGTGVGKMDANKCAMQMRAAYQLMKAPSRIPSFQSIHEFHRALMQM; encoded by the coding sequence ATGAGCAGTAGCACGCGATCCCCCGCGGACGACCCGCCCGAAGAGTATCTTCTGCCGCAGCGGATCTACCTGATCGACCGCTCCCAGTCTCTCGTCGGCCGCTGGCAGCAACACTTCGCGGATTGCCCCAAGGTCGAAGCGGTTGCCGGCGATTACTTCCAACGACCCGCGGACGCCCTCGTGAGCCCCGCGAACAGCTACGGCATCATGGACGGCGGCCTCGATCTGGCGATCCGCGACCAACTCGGCTTCGCCGTCCAGGAGCGAATCCAGGCCGTCATCATCGATAAGTATCACGGGGAGATGCCGGTCGGGTCGGCCGAAGTGGTCCGGACGGACGACAACCGCTGGCGATACCTGGTTGCGGCCCCGACGATGCGAGTCCCGGAGCCGGTCCCATTTACCATCAACGACTACCTTGCGTTCCGCGCGATCCTGATCGCGATCGAGAACGTCAACCGGGCCGCCGGACGACGCGAGATCGACTCGGTGGTATGTTGTGGGCTCGGGACGGGCGTCGGGAAGATGGACGCGAACAAGTGCGCCATGCAAATGCGGGCCGCGTACCAGCTCATGAAAGCCCCTTCCCGAATCCCGAGTTTTCAGTCGATCCACGAGTTCCACCGGGCGTTGATGCAGATGTGA
- a CDS encoding serine hydrolase domain-containing protein: protein MLIASGRYLAAILCLFVAAPLASADEPKRAAVDELVKSFLKDKPYLGLVVGISRPAGREIFGYGQVTLDGKQHAPDGTTIYEIGSLTKVFTGTLLADQVLRGAVKLDDPVQKHLPDTLTVPRRDDRDITLLHLATHTSSLPVQPPLIGLVAVLKNEPDNPYGHYDRASLGKTLSGLKLDRPIGARFDYSNLGVGLLGHALAHTAGAESYEALLVQRLTKPLGLADTRVQLSAEQNKRFAPGYDRKGEPTAPWTFACLEACGGLRSTAGDLLLFADAAMGRRKTPLSEAFRTAQQPWRETCHGPTGTQSIGLCWFREPFPPIKGEWIWHNGGTGGFRSFLALVPAKNLGVVLLGNSPHPLDKLAVEIVQALAKDD from the coding sequence ATGCTCATCGCCAGCGGCCGCTACCTGGCCGCAATCCTTTGTCTGTTCGTCGCGGCTCCCCTTGCGTCGGCGGACGAGCCGAAACGTGCTGCCGTCGATGAACTGGTCAAATCGTTCCTCAAGGACAAGCCCTATCTGGGGCTCGTCGTCGGCATCAGCCGGCCGGCGGGTCGGGAGATTTTCGGTTACGGACAAGTGACTCTCGACGGCAAGCAGCACGCCCCCGACGGAACGACGATCTATGAGATCGGCTCGCTCACCAAGGTCTTCACCGGCACTCTGCTGGCCGACCAGGTTTTGCGCGGCGCCGTGAAGCTCGATGATCCCGTGCAGAAACATCTGCCGGACACCCTGACCGTCCCGCGCCGCGACGACCGCGATATCACCCTCTTGCACCTGGCCACCCACACTTCGTCCTTGCCGGTGCAGCCGCCGCTTATCGGATTGGTTGCTGTACTCAAAAATGAACCGGACAATCCGTACGGTCACTACGACCGGGCCAGCCTGGGGAAAACCCTGTCGGGCTTGAAGCTGGACCGGCCGATTGGTGCCCGGTTCGACTACTCCAATCTCGGCGTCGGCCTCCTGGGCCACGCCCTGGCCCATACCGCCGGGGCCGAGAGCTATGAGGCGTTGCTGGTGCAGCGCCTGACCAAGCCGCTGGGGCTGGCCGATACGCGCGTGCAATTGTCCGCCGAGCAGAACAAGCGTTTCGCTCCCGGTTACGACAGGAAGGGCGAGCCGACCGCGCCCTGGACTTTCGCCTGTCTGGAAGCCTGCGGCGGCCTGCGTTCGACGGCGGGTGATCTGTTGCTCTTCGCTGATGCCGCCATGGGCCGGCGGAAAACACCGCTCTCGGAAGCGTTCCGCACGGCTCAGCAACCCTGGCGTGAAACGTGCCACGGGCCGACCGGGACGCAGTCGATCGGCTTATGTTGGTTTCGAGAACCCTTTCCGCCGATCAAGGGCGAATGGATCTGGCACAACGGCGGCACCGGCGGCTTTCGGAGCTTTCTCGCGCTGGTTCCGGCGAAGAATCTCGGCGTCGTCCTTCTCGGTAACTCGCCGCACCCCTTGGATAAGTTGGCTGTGGAGATCGTCCAGGCATTGGCCAAAGATGATTAA